From the genome of Ziziphus jujuba cultivar Dongzao chromosome 4, ASM3175591v1:
tttttggttggtttcGAAATAAATCTATATGGGAATGCAATGCAGCTTACTGTTGtatattggtttcttcttcttcttctgtaaACTCATTTGTAGCTACTGAAGAAAACTAGTGCCCGGCAAATATCAAAGACTGCAAGCCCTGTGGAGCATTTTCGTCAGGCAATTCAACATGTAATACCCATTTCTCTGGtgaattattggttttttttttcttttttttttttttgaatgtaatGGGAAATTGGATTTCTTTGTGACACTTTGCTTTGTTGATTAGACAGGGTTGTGATGTGTCAATTAAGGAGCTAGACATCCTTTTGGCACTTCTTGcagaaaagaagaggaaaatgGAACAGGAAGAAGCTGAGAGAAATATGCAAATACTTTTGGACTTCTTGCATTGCTTGAGGAAGCAAAAAGTCGATGAGCTCAGAGAGGTGCTTTGCTTTTTATGTGAATTAATTGGAGCTGTCTGTTTATTAGTGGGTCATTCTTTTTACCCCTTTTGTTCCAATTATGCTAATGGTTATTGTGAGTTTGAAGTTTATTTGTTATAGCTCATATTTAACCCGTCTTGCTTGTGTTTATTAGATGTCTAACTTCTAGAAGATCTTGGTACTTCTGGTGAAATGGAATTTATTCTCACTGTTTTAAcggaatattatttgaataaCTTCGAATTGTAAGTTAATGGGATTTCATTGTATTGAAGGTGCAAACCGACCTCCAGTTTATCAAAGAGGACATAAGTGCTGTAGAGAGACATAGAATAGATTTGTATCGTGCAAGGGATAGGTACTCTTTGAAGCTGCGGATGCTTGGAGATGATTCAAGTGCAAGAAAACCATGGGCTTCATCAGTGGATAAGACCAACAGCGGTCCCATGTCCAGTTCGTATAATCTATATGGTGGAATGTCTACTGCAAATATGCAAATTAAGAAAGTGGATGGAAGGGGTCAAGTAAGCTCTGGTGGACTCCAGAGAAAGGATGGTGTAAGTGGATCAGATCCACAGTTTGTCAACCAGTCGGGTCTTGCTATTGTGAGAAAAAAGCGGGTCCATGCACAGGTCTGTCACTTTACATGGTTTTGTATGGACAAGTTTTGGTCAATgcttgcttttttctttctctttacaGTTTTTTGTGTCTGGTAATTATTACTTCTATGTTAGAAGTTCAACATGAGTTGGTGGTTGGAGTTGGATGATGGAAAAGTACTAAAGGGTCAAAAAAACTTTGAAGTGCATTGGTTGAATTCCACCTAAACTCTTTTTTGATGGGCTCCTCTACTTGCTTTTTCAAGCTGCTTGGGATTGgctatatgtattttttatgattCTGCATATTAATGAGTGTTGCATATTTGTATGACATTAGTACTTGGAATGAAACTAGACACTTTAATTTTACTTCGTTCCCATCTAGATGTATTCTCATTTTCATCTCTTGCTGCAGTTTAATGACTTACAAGAATGCTACCTGCAAAAGCGACGTCAGTTGGCGAATCAACCATATAACGCTCTAGAAAGGGATAAAAATATCATACAAAGAGAGGGTTATACTGCAGGTTTGGCAAATTTCCAGTCAGTTTTAACCACATTCACACGGTATAGGTATGTATGGATGCTGAtatctagtttcttttgttagATTAGATTTTCAAATGAGCAATATTACATGGTCATCTTTTTATTGATATCCTGTTGACTTGCGTAATTCTGTTTTCTATTGAAACAGCCGATTGAGGGTCATTGCTGAACTTAGACATGGAGATCTCTTTCATTCGGCCAATATAGTGTCAAGGTGATCATTTAATTCTGTTAAATGTCATGTAGACCCCTCCAATTCAGTATTTGATATGTCAGATATGATCTTTCTACATGTTAATTATTGTAGCTTCTTATTTCtggaaatgaatttttttaatggaaaaccTAATTTTTTTATGCTGAGTTTCATATGTTAGATTAAAATTCAATATTAGGTTGGATGGGTATTGATCATATCCCATACTTTCATATTCACCAAATCTCATATACCAAACTTAAAACCTGTAGGGAGACATCTATCTATTTATCATGTAACTTTTGCACTATGTGCACATAATGATAGCAAAGGGATTTTTTTCCCATTGGGAGGGCAGCAGTATGGGTTGCTGCCAGGTGGAAATGAGAAAGATGACAGACTTTGTTATGCTTTCATTCTGGTATTTGTAACTATAATTAAATTGATCTTTGTCTGTGCTAACAAAGTCACTCTCAAGTTTTTGATGTGACTTCTTTTGTGTTTTGCATTATTTTGTATTAAGTAGTTTTCTGAACCTCATAAAATATCCTGTCTTATTTCAGCATAGAATTTGATCGCGATGATGAGTTATTTGCTACTGCTGGGGTGTCACGGCGCATAAAAGTTTTTGACTTCTCCACGGTActatcttaatttttaattcatttttggcCTTTACTATTGGTTCAGTAAAATGGTTGTTATCAGTAAGAAGCACGTCTCTATGTGTGTCATATGGTCAATTACTAAAGGAGAGGGCTCGGAAGAGAGTTTTGGCTTTGCTGGTTGATATCATTTCCTCAATAGTCAATATACTCCAATTCCTTTACATTTTCTGTGTTAAGTTTCTAAGTAATTTTTGACAAACCATAATACCTATTTAGCTTTAGATTTTTAAGagtattgaattttgaaaatgtcAATATAATGATGTAGCATTAAATCTCTGAGTTGCTTGGTTAAAAGCCTATTCAAACCTATTTATTCAAATGAGCTGAGTTCATTCCCCTAGTTTAGCTCATTTATGTGAGTCTAATCCAACCAAGCTGGCTTGGTTAATCTTATGAAATAGGATAATTTGTGATTCTGTAGTTTTTTTAAGCTTCAATTGCCTTTTATAATTTATGGCCCAAATACACCTTTAGTACCCAGAGTTTTTCTAATGTTAGCAATCAAATGTATAATCTTGCACGGGAACTCTACTTTAATACACTAAATACAGTTTAGAATAAGACCTaatgaaattgatggaaaaagAGTTGCATGTTTTCACGAACTATCTCATCAATAGTTGACAATCTGATGTTgggatttttcttcttttatcatCAATAATTGACTATCTGATGTTgggatttttcttctttcatatttgatttctaataaaaataaattactctGCATTAATGCATCATTCAAATTAAGCAGTATCtaaaacaacccaaaaaaaaaaaaaaaaaaaaaaaaaaaaaaaaaaaagaagaagaagaaggtagaAGGTGAATTAGACATGGGATTGGAATATGGTAACATGACAACATGCAACTCATTTTCTTCCAGTAAGTAATTGAAAGATTTTTAGAAGTCCTACTCctccattggaaaattttgaaactacGTAATACtattttatccatttttcaGTTCACTTCGCAACTGAAGACTGTAGTGTACCCTtagtttaattataaatttaaaattttacttggATTGCCTTGAAGGTTCTTGTTGTCCCTCTGATATTGGTATTATCAGATGAGATTTACAGTATTTTCACTTCAAGAACGTTTCATGAGGGCCTTCATTTTGATAGATTTTGGCTGTATGTATTGGGCCCAAGTCAATTTTGGTGTTTAGGAGATTTTTTACTACTGATTAAGCTTGCCATTTAACGACAATGCTTTCTCTATGGACAATTATTGATTTTTACTTATGCAGTTTTACTGATGATGGCTTATGCTTATTCTTTCGCTTTCTAGGTTGTTAATGATCCTGCTGATGTGCATTGCCCTGTTGTTGAGATGCCAACGCGTTCAAAACTTAGTTGCTTGAGCTGGAACAAGTTCGTTAAGAACCATATAGCTAGTAGTGATTATGAAGGCATTGTGACAGTTTGGGATGTAAATACTCGACAGGTAATGGTTACTTGGTTAGAACAATTTTCATTCATTGTTGGTCatgtgatgttgttttataGATACTTTTATGGTCTTTTCATATGTGCATTTTAGTTGTGTATGCTCGATTTATGATTTTCAATTTCCCCGTACTTTTTGGCCTTCTTTTCTGGCAGAGTCTGATGGAATACGAAGAGCATGAAAAACGTGCATGGAGTGTTGATTTTTCACGTACAGAACCGTCAATGCTTGTATCTGGTAGTGATGATTGTAAggtaattttagaactttttgaTATTGTGAACCAAGTCTTGCTTAAATGCTCAGGTGATCTTTGACTTAGCAATGTACCATCTGTAAATTTTATGTAAACCATCATATAATCTACATAGCTGATAATACTAATTTATGGTAGACCTAAGGTTTTTCTGATTATGCTCATGTATATTTTGGCATTTTTAGAATGTCTTGGCTAACCTAACCAGTCAGTGAAGTCCTTGCTTGCTTAATCACTATCAAAAGAGTAAGAACAAGTGGCCTCATAGACAGTAAACTCACAAACATGAGCTTTATATAAAGGTTTATGGCTCATGGGCGAGGCACGAATAACTTCTCTTCTGTGTGATGATAATGCATCAATAAGAAATGCTAACTGCAACACCCAAAGGAGAAAGTAAAAGTAAGGAGGGAGATCAACAGAGGTACAGCAGATAATCTGTCAGGGTACCTTGATGCTGGTAGATTTGCCATGCACAATTTAAGTTGATACATTTCACCTCCACTTTGCTGTTTGAAAAtgtcaaaattgaaaacaataacCAGGCAtgctttttgttctttgaggTTCGGCATCTACCATCTGCCATCTGGGATTGAGTGGAAAGTTCTGATTGATTTATGGTGACTTTTATGGCTTTATATTTGTGATAACTAAGgaattattcatttttaaacTGACCATATCTTTTATATTACAAACAGGTCAAAGTTTGGTGCACAAAGCAGGAAGCTAGTGTTCTTAACATTGACATGAAAGCAAACATATGTTGTGTCAAATATAATCCTGGATCCAGCAATTACATTGCGGTATACTccttcatattaaaatattgttaaGTAATGTATACACAAAATctttttgcatttgtttttgctttatcTTTAACATTAACTGTTATTTGAGGTGAAACAGTGTCATTGTCTGCtgtttcttaaattaattttttgaatttcttgtTCTAATGCACTTGACTAATATGCCTTCCAGATGTGTTATCTTAATGTTGTAATCAACTAGAGAAATATAGGTCTTTGACATTTATGACTTTTCTGTTTCAATATAACTCATTTTGCAATTGTTTAAGAATGCCATAGAAAAAGAATTAGATGTTTGAAATTGGGCTGTAGTATGCTTTAGCATCTCTGACCATTACTAGTCTCATAGTCCTCTTTCTCATTATGTCAATTCTATTTATTGCTTATATTTTGTTCTTGCTATGGAGCATGCAGTATTGACACATTGCTTTTTTAGGTTGGTTCAGCAGACCATCACATCCACTATTATGACTTAAGAAATATCAGCCATCCGCTTCATGTGTTCAGTGGGCACAGGAAAGCTGTTTCATATGTGAAATTCTTGTCAAACCACGAGCTTGCCTCTGCATCAACAGACAGTACTTTACGGTTATGGGATGTCAAAGAAAATCTGCCTGTAAGTAAAACCTTATGAAGCAGACATTTTCTGCTTTAATCATCAAATAACTTTATATATTGAGTTAAAAAGGGTAAACAAGATCATTTTTCACATTATGTTGCTGAAAGGTTATGATTTCACGCGTGGAAACTTTTTTGACTTTGAGAGAGTATTGTGAACTGATAAAGGTGTGTGTATTTAGTACAAGCAATAGCATCCTTTTTGGGTGACATTATGAAAGCAGCATATTTTGAGTGAATGAATAAGAACATAAGAAGATTTATTTAACAAATGtgtaaatgaatatttttgtgttttggacAGACAGAACCAGGTTGTAACCTTTGTGTTTTTTCATTAGTGTTTGTTCTGGGCTTCCTTTGTAGCAGCAGACAGCCATATTATTCTGtttcctctcttttttatttttttgttgttttatattttcCCCAGTATTTACTTTAAAGACATTTCAAATAACAGAGTCATAAAAGAATCCCACTCTTTTGGTGTTTTTTTGCAGGTTCGCACCTTTAAAGGTCACACAAATGAAAAGAATTTTGTGGGTCTGACAGTAAATAGCGAATACATTGCATGTGGCAGTGAAACAAACGAAGTGTTTGTCTACCATAAGGTtagtaaaatttgaaaactaatCTTATCTCCTTACATGTTCCCTGGAAAATCACTGAAGTTATGGGATCCACATTGCAGGAAATCTCCAAACCTGTAACTCGGCATAGATTCGGTTCTCCTGATTTGGATGATACGGATGATGATGCAGGTTCTTATTTCATTAGTGCTGTATGCTGGAAGAGTGATAGTCCTACCATGCTAACTGCTAACAGTCAGGGAACCATTAAAGTGCTGATTCTTGCTGCCTGAACAACTtggtagaaagaaaaaaggggtCTTCCATAGACAAAGAAATTGAGTTGGGAATTAttcaattcaacaaaaaaaataaataaataaaagaaaagaaaaagagaaaaataaaaaatagaaaggtGAATTTGGGATAAGCTGTTATTCTGTAATTGAACGTAATAATTGTTATCTTGTACATATCATTGAAATGTAATTGTAAAGGTAGTATAGGTTTTAGAGGGCATGGTTTGTAAATGTTGTTATTCATTAGGCGGCTGTAAGTACTACTCTCCGGGAAGATGGGAACACTATACCATTGATCATTTGAGATACCATTGATCATTTGAGAGAATTAATTGAAACTTTTCACAGCCATGCATTCAgatgaatttgattttgaccAGGCCAATGATagaaaatctctctctctctctctctctctctctcccctgaATAGTTCAAGGAAAATTTTCCGGAGAAGACGTTTTGAAACAGAATGGAATGGAAATTTCTTGAATATGTAAAATGAATGCTTAAACCTCTAGatcatatttcttatatatgcgATTTGATTGGATGTTTGTTTATTctaggaaaaatatgttttatggaTGATACTAGGATCCTATATTCATCTGGATGTTATCAATTCGTTGCCATTTGTTCAAAAGTAATATTTGCTCTGTGGATTGGTCGTATCCACCTTCCaatgaataagtaaataaaactaaaattatataaataattaaaaaaaaaaaaaggaagagagagagagagagagagagagggaaaccCTTATTTTCGCGTTGTTGCTCCATCGGGATGGAAATTAGTCTAGGAAGTAAAAAAACGATGCTCGGAGGTTTTGGCATATTATGGATTCCTTAAGAGGATAGTCCTatgcatttcttcttctttcttttatttatttatttatttattttttgctacgaatcttcttctttcttttcatgcATGCAGGGAACATCCCTACATACTGTAGGACCCCCTTTCCCCCACCAAACGAAAACGCAAAGAaagatatttacaaaaaacaaacaaaaacgcAAAGAAAGATACGTAAAAGAAATAACTCATAATTTACAAGGTCTAGCCAGGAATGAGCAAAATAAAGGATAAAAAACTAGGCCAGAGAAGATAATGTGCTAGCGAGCTCTCATTTGCACTTATGTAATGGAAATGaaggagaaatttttttatttctatttcagAAACTTAATAGGCTACATACAGAGGAACACACTGAAAATACAAAAATGGAGAAACAAAGCTCTAAATAATACAATCTTGTTTCAAGGAAATACAGCaagatttatattaatttacagCATTACAAAACAAGTTATAGTAGCTCAGGAGGGATAGAAATGAGAGAAAAACTCCCACAAATATCTAATACAACTCTTGCATGTTGAGTTTGTTTAAAAAGATAATGAGTTATCTCGAtcaaaatccttaaaatttagGACTTGCAAGGTCAAGAAAACTCAAGCAACTTCCGTGggattcaaaacaaaaaacaaaacatgcaAGAAGAATAAGCTCAGGAGAGATACCGCCATAAACTCTACTACCACCATCTTTGTAGCTGTTTCTCTATGCTCAAATTTCTGAAAATGAGCACGAGTAATTCATCCACGATTAACCTAGCCATGTTTTGGACCAAGATAATGGGTGAGAGGCCACAAATATGAAGAAGATggctcaaaaataataataattataaagaaaaaaggtttAGACCCCCTTTGGAACAGTGCTATGAAAGATGAAGGAAGGGGAGATAGTGTAGCTATTTATATTCAAGACTGTGGTCTCAGGCTTCTCGGTATGAACATGGCTTAGAGTATAATTGGCTGTTTAATAGCAAATTAAGGTGATATGTCGTTTTCTACAATAGTAAACGACAGGTGGGATAAATGAGAGTTTGTTTTTCTTGGGATTCGAATATCAAACTACTCTTTTGTGGAATAACACATTTTCCTTTtcgtttttctttgatttttatatatatttcttcaatTCCTTAACTAATTCAAGGCTTAATTTATTGTCCTTCTCCTATAGTTAGCTAGCTTAGCCAAAATTGTGTGTatataacatattatatatatatatatatattgtatatacgCGCACACATATGTCATTTCTATCTCTGTAGACCTACCTTTTTCCCGGTTAGAATTTTCTCGAATTTGCTCaaaaggataatatatatagataagtaTGTATAAAACAGTCATTTCATTGATTTATATACTTTCTAAATGCCTATGCTAATCGAGGCTTTATTTGGCGTTCTCCTagtttggccaaaacacatACGAATATGCATTCTACTTTTTTCACCAAAGAAAGTATATTCTAAAGTCTatacttaaaattttctttagtttttttcaAAAGGATTTAATATTTACTTGGTGATCTTTGGTTGAAGTTGGATTTTTACAGTGTTACCATGTAATAATGCAAATGCCTggcattttttattgttataataAGGCATATAGAGCAGGACAATAAGGCATTCATGATTACATTCAACCCATATTAATAAAGCCATAACATTGGTCCCCTTATGGGTCCAACTCTTAACTCATgtgttcattattatatatatatatatatatatatatctaattaaacTGAATTAACTTCTAgatcattcaccaaaaaataattaacttgtAGACTAATCATTTTATATCTTATTattcattgattttttattattttattattttaattttttaacttctGGCCCTTTATGCTAGGCTTGAGAATTGCTTGTGTAGCTAAAAAGTTGAGGAAGACAGTAGGAGAAATAGTCACATTTGATGAAAAAGTGTAAGCTTTATCCATGAGAAAAGTTTCACTTGATGCACGAACTTgtacaagaaaggaaaaaaggtgtaaaaaaaaaaaaaaaaaagggggttaaAAAAACAGTACGCATTAATGGGTTAGTAATACATGCAGGGTGGCCTTTGACCACTGAAAGTCACTTGCTCTTCTCACCATGTTATCCTTTTCAAGCATAACAGTGGCCTCAGATTCAAAACtacatctctctctcttattatttttttttttttaagtttctctttctttcttgctGAGATAGATAGGGAAAGAACCTAAACAAAACCCTAGGAGTTAAGCTGGAAATAGGTCACTTCCACGAGTTCTACTTTATTCACTGCGTACCTTTTGTCCCTCTCTGCAACTCCCCCAAATTCAcacaaaaaaccaaaacccaaaTTCCTAATTCCCATGTCGTATGTAATAATTATTCATTGGTAGTTTCAGAATAGAGGGCACTGCAATGTAATGTCAATCTCAGATGGCCCTCCCCGCATTAAATGACCCTTTGTATTCAACTctttcaaaagttgaaaaaaaaaaaagaaaaaaaaaattcccactAGTTTCTGTATATTTTAACAGTGTTTTTTTTACCCAATATTTTCGGTTTTGGGTTAGTTTTTTTGGTGCAATATCATAGAGCCTGGCCTCTGCAACTGCAAAAGGGTTTAACACCATATACTTGAGGGACAACAGCTAACCCATCTTTAATGTCTGATCTCAACCATCCCTGTGAAGTTATCATGAAGGTCTTACATCATCGCCATGTCACTTGCATTGATTGCTTATggcccactttttttttttgttttatttttttttgtccaatCAAATGCAGTTGGGCCTGAAGATTTTTTCAGGGGGTCCTATCTATACCCAATTGGTCAACTGGGTCAGAAACCATATTACAATGGACCAAGTGGTGTTTTGGCAAAGGATTTGTTTATTTCTGAGCGTAATGTTATTTTTCAGGTTGAATCAGGttatttaatttctaatattttagttttaaaataaattttcctattttttttttttcgaggaGAATTTTCCTATTAAA
Proteins encoded in this window:
- the LOC107417151 gene encoding E3 ubiquitin-protein ligase COP1, whose translation is MDESSTGALVPAVKPDPKQPSGGEPEDPRAEAAAAEAGLAELDKDFLCPICMQMIKDAFLTACGHSFCYMCIITHLRNKNDCPCCAHYLTTNQLFPNFLLDKLLKKTSARQISKTASPVEHFRQAIQHGCDVSIKELDILLALLAEKKRKMEQEEAERNMQILLDFLHCLRKQKVDELREVQTDLQFIKEDISAVERHRIDLYRARDRYSLKLRMLGDDSSARKPWASSVDKTNSGPMSSSYNLYGGMSTANMQIKKVDGRGQVSSGGLQRKDGVSGSDPQFVNQSGLAIVRKKRVHAQFNDLQECYLQKRRQLANQPYNALERDKNIIQREGYTAGLANFQSVLTTFTRYSRLRVIAELRHGDLFHSANIVSSIEFDRDDELFATAGVSRRIKVFDFSTVVNDPADVHCPVVEMPTRSKLSCLSWNKFVKNHIASSDYEGIVTVWDVNTRQSLMEYEEHEKRAWSVDFSRTEPSMLVSGSDDCKVKVWCTKQEASVLNIDMKANICCVKYNPGSSNYIAVGSADHHIHYYDLRNISHPLHVFSGHRKAVSYVKFLSNHELASASTDSTLRLWDVKENLPVRTFKGHTNEKNFVGLTVNSEYIACGSETNEVFVYHKEISKPVTRHRFGSPDLDDTDDDAGSYFISAVCWKSDSPTMLTANSQGTIKVLILAA